The following coding sequences are from one Panicum hallii strain FIL2 chromosome 5, PHallii_v3.1, whole genome shotgun sequence window:
- the LOC112892196 gene encoding cyanidin 3-O-rutinoside 5-O-glucosyltransferase-like, which yields MPAMVEEVPAEAAAGAAEPHFLVVTYPAQGHINPARHLARRLLRATGARVTISTAVSAFRKMFPGDEEGAAAAGEGHRDAAGVWYVPYSDGYDAGFDRDVHDPTHYMSQVKVVGSRTLGAVLERLRAAGRPVTLVVYTLLLSWVADVARGHGVPVALYWIQPATVLAAYLHFFRGTDGVDRAIAAAGGDPMATVRVPGLPPLRIRDLPSFITNTSEDDPYAFVADMFRELVDMLGRDDSPSVLANTFDAMEPEAVASLREHGVDIVPVGPVLSFLDEAPAPGSVAKNGSNDLFRQDGTGYLEWLDAQAPGSVVYISFGSLSMMSKRQIEEVARGMSESGRPFLWVLRKDNRMSEGAGDAASLGGERGMVVEWCDQVRVLSHPAVGCFVTHCGWNSTLESVACGVPAVGVPQWTDQGTNAWLVERLGTGVRAAVSDKDGVLEAGELRRCLGFATSEMVRAKATVWREKARAAAAEGGSSERNLRAFVGKQLAGGN from the coding sequence ATGCCGGCCATGGTGGAGGAGGtcccggcggaggcggcggcgggggcggccgagCCGCACTTCCTGGTGGTGACCTACCCGGCGCAGGGCCACATCAACCCGGCGCGCCACCTCGCGCGCCGCCTGCTGCGCGCCACGGGGGCGCGGGTCACCATCTCCACCGCCGTGTCCGCGTTCCGCAAGATGTTCCCGGGCGacgaggagggggcggcggcggccggcgagggcCACCGCGACGCCGCGGGGGTGTGGTACGTGCCCTACTCCGACGGCTACGACGCCGGCTTCGACCGTGACGTGCACGACCCCACGCACTACATGAGCCAGGTCAAGGTCGTCGGCTCCCGCACGCTCGGGGCCGTCCTCGAACGCCTCCGTGCCGCGGGGCGGCCCGTCACGCTCGTCGTCTACACGCTGCTTCTGTCGTGGGTCGCTGACGTGGCCCGTGGCCACGGCGTGCCCGTCGCGCTCTACTGGATCCAGCCGGCCACCGTGCTCGCCGCCTACCTCCACTTCTTCCGCGGCACCGACGGCGTCGACAGGGCCAtcgccgcggcgggcggcgaccCCATGGCCACCGTCCGCGTCCCGGGCCTCCCGCCGCTCCGCATCCGCGACCTGCCGTCGTTCATCACCAACACCTCCGAGGACGACCCGTACGCGTTCGTGGCCGACATGTTCCGCGAGCTCGTCGACATGCTCGGCCGCGACGACAGCCCCAGCGTGCTCGCCAACACCTTCGACGCCATGGAGCCTGAGGCGGTGGCGTCGCTGCGCGAGCACGGCGTCGACATCGTCCCCGTCGGCCCcgtgctctccttcctcgatgAGGCGCCGGCGCCCGGGTCCGTCGCCAAGAACGGCAGCAACGACCTGTTCAGGCAGGACGGCACGGGCTACCTCGAGTGGCTGGACGCGCAGGCGCCCGGCTCGGTGGTGTACATCTCGTTCGGTAGCCTGTCGATGATGAGCAAGCGGCAGATCGAGGAGGTGGCGCGCGGCATGTCGGAGAGCGGGCGGCCGTTCCTGTGGGTGCTGCGGAAGGACAACCGCATGAGCGAGGGCGCCGGCGACGCCGCGTCGctcggcggcgagcgcggcatGGTGGTGGAGTGGTGCGACCAGGTGCGGGTGCTGTCGCACCCGGCCGTGGGGTGCTTCGTCACGCACTGCGGCTGGAACTCGACGCTGGAGAGCGTGGCGTGCGGCGTGCCGGCCGTGGGGGTGCCCCAGTGGACGGACCAGGGCACCAACGCGTGGCTGGTGGAGCGGCTCGGCACCGGGGTCAGGGCCGCCGTCAGCGACAAGGACGGCGTGCTGGAGGCCGGCGAGCTGCGGAGGTGCCTCGGCTTCGCCACGTCCGAGATGGTGCGCGCCAAGGCCACCGTGTGGAGGGAGAaggcgcgcgccgcggcggcggagggcggctcGTCGGAGCGGAACCTCAGGGCGTTCGTCGGGAAGCAGCTCGCCGGCGGTAATTAG
- the LOC112892197 gene encoding probable serine incorporator → MTLGSGVDMEAGGAAAGAGGAAAAGSSDDEGRCGGRFVEDWCCACAGLFAGPNPMMARYLYALIFLVTNLLAWTLRDYGNSALDELQRLKVCQGARYCLGAEGVLRVSLGCFLFFFVMFLSTVNTRKVHECRNSWHSEWWPAKVVLWLGLTAVTFLAPSPLVQLYGKVAHFGAGAFLVIQLISVTKFIMWLNDCCQSEITRKRCHLQIQVVSIVTYVGSLLGIVLMYVWYAPSLACKLNILFITVTLVLVQLMTFVSMSSKVKAGYLAPGLMGIYVVFLCWSAIRSEPHTEICNKKAAVATSADWVNIASFVIAVIVIVAATFSTGIDSKCLQFKKAEGESEEDDIPYGFGFFHLVFAMGAMYFAMIFVGWNANQTMEKWTIDVGWASTWVRIGNEWLAAIVYIWMMIAPIIWKTRQVGSSAET, encoded by the exons ATGACGCTTGGTAGCGGCGTCGACATGGAGGCCGGTGGCGCGGcggcaggggccggcggcgcggccgcggccgggtcCTCCGACGATGAGGGGCGGTGCGGCGGGCGGTTCGTGGAGGACTGGTGCTGCGCGTGCGCGGGGCTCTTCGCCGGGCCCAACCCGATGATGGCGCGGTACCTGTACGCGCTCATCTTCCTCGTCACCAACCTCCTCGCCTGGACCCTCCGCGACTACGGCAACTCCGCCCTCGACGAGCTCCAGC GGCTCAAGGTCTGCCAGGGCGCGCGCTACTGCCTGGGAGCGGAAGGCGTGCTGCGGGTCAGCCTCGGCTGCTTT CTCTTCTTCTTCGTGATGTTCCTGTCCACCGTGAACACGAGGAAGGTGCACGAGTGCCGGAACTCGTGGCACTCTGAGTGGTGGCCGGCCAAGGTCGTCCTCTGGCTGGGCCTCACGGCCGTCACCTTCCTTGCGCCGTCGCCGCTCGTCCAGCTCTACG GGAAGGTCGCGCATTTCGGAGCAGG GGCGTTCCTGGTGATCCAGCTCATCAGCGTGACCAAGTTCATCATGTGGCTCAACGACTGCTGCCAGTCGGAGATCACCCGGAAGAGATG CCACCTGCAGATCCAGGTGGTGTCCATCGTCACCTACGTCGGGTCGCTGCTGGGGATCGTGCTCATGTACGTGTGGTACGCGCCGAGCCTGGCCTGCAAGCTCAACATCCTCTTCATCACCGTCACGCTGGTGCTCGTGCAGCTCATGACCTTCGTCTCCATGAGCTCCAAG GTGAAGGCAGGGTACCTGGCGCCGGGGCTGATGGGCATCTACGTCGTGTTCCTGTGCTGGTCGGCGATCAGAAG TGAGCCTCACACGGAGATCTGCAACAAGAAGGCAGCAGTTGCAACAAGCGCAGACTGGGTGAACATCGCG AGCTTTGTCATCGCGGTCATCGTCATCGTGGCGGCGACCTTCTCGACCGGAATCGACTCCAAGTGCCTCCAG TTCAAGAAGGCGGAAGGGGAGTCGGAGGAGGACGACATCCCCTACGGGTTCGGCTTCTTCCACCTGGTGTTCGCCATGGGCGCCATGTACTTCGCCATGATCTTCGTCGGCTGGAACGCCAACCAGACCATGGAGAA GTGGACGATCGACGTCGGGTGGGCGAGCACGTGGGTGCGCATCGGCAACGAGTGGCTGGCGGCGATCGTGTACA TATGGATGATGATCGCGCCCATCATCTGGAAGACGCGGCAGGTGGGATCATCGGCGGAGACATGA